In one window of Hevea brasiliensis isolate MT/VB/25A 57/8 chromosome 10, ASM3005281v1, whole genome shotgun sequence DNA:
- the LOC110648743 gene encoding uncharacterized protein LOC110648743: MAISTLQRLSSQLHSLQSLSLFTKSVLVRSSASIASATATASSSAKVADRIVKLSAIDLDGKKREVVGLSGQTLLKALTNGGLIDPASHRLEEIDACSAECEVSIAQEWLDKLPPRSYDEEYVLKRNSRARVLNKHARLGCQVVLTPDLQGMVVAIPEPKPWDIP; this comes from the coding sequence ATGGCAATATCGACCCTCCAGAGACTCTCCTCCCAACTCCACAGCCTTCAATCTCTGTCTCTTTTCACCAAATCTGTCCTCGTCCGCTCCTCCGCCTCCATTGCCTCCGCCACCGCCACCGCCTCGTCCTCTGCCAAAGTCGCCGACAGAATCGTTAAGCTCTCCGCTATCGACCTTGACGGTAAAAAGCGGGAGGTCGTGGGCCTCTCCGGCCAGACTCTCCTCAAGGCTTTGACCAACGGCGGTCTTATCGATCCTGCCTCCCACCGCCTCGAGGAGATCGACGCTTGCTCCGCTGAGTGCGAGGTCAGCATCGCCCAGGAGTGGCTCGATAAGCTGCCACCGAGATCTTATGATGAGGAGTATGTTTTGAAGAGGAATTCTagagctagggttttgaacaaGCACGCCAGGTTGGGATGCCAGGTAGTCCTCACGCCAGACCTTCAAGGTATGGTTGTTGCGATCCCCGAGCCAAAACCCTGGGATATCCCCTAA
- the LOC110648744 gene encoding calmodulin-like protein 3, with protein sequence MDPAELRRVFQMFDRNGDGKITRKELSDSLQNLGIFIPDKDLVQMIEKIDANGDGFVDIEEFGGLYETIMNEKDEDEDMKEAFNVFDQNGDGFITVDELKSVLASLGLKQGRTLEDCKRMIKKVDVDGDGMVNYKEFKQMMKGGGFAALGSS encoded by the coding sequence ATGGATCCGGCAGAGCTACGCCGGGTTTTCCAAATGTTTGATAGGAATGGAGATGGCAAGATCACAAGGAAAGAACTCAGCGACTCGCTACAGAACTTGGGTATCTTCATACCCGACAAGGATTTGGTTCAAATGATTGAAAAGATTGATGCTAATGGAGATGGGTTTGTGGATATTGAAGAGTTTGGGGGATTATATGAAACGATAATGAATGAGAAGGACGAGGACGAGGACATGAAAGAAGCATTCAACGTTTTTGATCAAAACGGAGATGGGTTTATCACGGTGGACGAGTTGAAGTCAGTTTTGGCATCCTTGGGGCTGAAGCAAGGAAGAACTTTAGAGGATTGCAAGAGGATGATAAAGAAAGTGGATGTGGATGGAGATGGGATGGTGAACTACAAGGAGTTTAAGCAGATGATGAAAGGTGGTGGGTTTGCTGCCCTAGGTTCAAGTTAA